The Phaeodactylum tricornutum CCAP 1055/1 chromosome 8, whole genome shotgun sequence DNA segment TCGACCCCAATTTCCTTCTCGTAAAGCATCATAAGTCGAAACAAATCACGGCTAGAATTGATAATCTGCTCCCAGATCGTGCGCCCTTCAGTAAACCGTTGGTAGGCGCTATTTGTGCGAAAAACAAGCAACAGACCTAAAGCGCTCATCATGAGCGAATGGGGGGCGGTGGGGAAATACATGTGTTCGGCTGCAAGTGGATTGACTTTCACGAGTTTCCGATGCAGGATAGACAAGAAAGATGCCCACGAGGTGATTGCGATCACTGGGTTGCGAATGTCTCGCAAAATGGCCGAATTCGGTAGAGTTATCGCACTGTGAAACCAATCGCGACTCGCGTATCGATTGCTGCGGGGCAAGCCTCCCAGCGCTTCCGCTTCGCGCATAATGATTTTATTTGTTCCCCGTGATTTCCCACCAATGAACCACTGAAACCATTTGCTCTTTGGCCCCTCACCGTAATTGTCCTCGTGGTAGGTTTCCTGAACTAGAATCCGTTGTGCTTGCCATGTAGACATTCTTCGACTTGCTTTCGAATAGGGGCTATCGAAAGGAGCGAACGCCATGCTAGACGATGCTAAGCTTGACAGTATTATCCACATGCCAGCAATCCATCGACGGTGCTCTCTTGGTCGCTTCCGGTTCGTGTGGGAAAGCTCGTTTTGGCTACGAAAGCTCCACATTTTTTTAGGTTTACTGGGAAAGTAATGTGATTAGCGAACGAGATGGACTATTTCGGATAGACGCAATATTAGCAGGCACTAGAACTGCGACGAATCTCTGGAGTTGGAGAAGTGGAGATGGACGAGGTGGAAAGGTAGATGAGGCAATGAGAATATAAGCAtatgttcacagtcagctgcGCCATGCTGGAATTTTGATCGGCGAGTTCGAAGCCGGCGAAAAGATAACTgtcgttcactgtcagtcccAGAAGATGTCCTGTTCTAAGTATAGTGAAGGCAACTTTAGGTATCGCCTGAATATCCGAGCTCGCTTCTTTTTGCAGTATAGAATTTTATGTCACAGACGAAAAACCTACCAACTGTAAGACAACAGTAAACATAATTCGCTGATTGTGACACAGAATCATCGATCATCATGACCTCGCCCATCGTTTTGCCGCTGTAACTTAAACAAGGTACACGCAACCAGCGATACCAAGTTGGTCTGTTTCGCCTTTGCCTCCTCATATACACTAATACGTTTTAAGCGTCAAGAagcactcacagtcaatggtaGTAGCGTTCGCTCCGTATTACCATGCGTCCCCGGCGGCACGTTCCGTGACATCAGAAATTATTCGAAGGCTTCCAATGGACTATTCCCAGTCTTTCTGGATAGCTCAGCAGTCTACCGTTGTCGAACCAGTACTACCATCGGGATCGACGTTTGAACCGGTAATTCCGGAAATGTCAACATTAGCTGGTTTTGGTTCAATCGTGGTACTCTGCATCCTTGCTTGCTACGTTTGGGCAAATCAGGTCGTTCCCGTCTCCCGCACAAATCTTGCGATCTCCAAGAAAAATGGGGAAGTCAGGATGTATCTGGACGAACTTCGAGACGGAGCCAGTAACACAACCGAGGCCAACGACGGAAGAGAATTTGAGCGCTGGATGTTTACTGATTGGCTGGAAAAACCGGCGGGCAAAGGAGGGCGGCAAAAAGAACCAGCCATACCGGTACTCAAGGATGCCAAGTGGAACTCGGGCGATAATCCCGTACTAGCTGCATCAGCTTTGATTGGAGCGGGGGTAATATTCACCGCCTTGACGGAACGCGTAGTCTCTCTAATTCCCTAATTTCTACGTCTATATAAGACAAGCTTTTATTGCTATGGCCTTTGTCCTGTATGCTTGGCATATTCTAATTTTTGGAAACCTCGACTAAATCATCATTGTTCACGTACGGTTCCTCGCCAGGTCCTCGGTAACAGTCCATCGGTGACCGAACACAGTCGCTACCATAGTAGCGACCCGTCGGTTGATGGGCAACGTCTTCGTCCATCATGAGCCAGCATGGGGGCACTGCCCCTTTCGACGGAGGATTGGAAGCGCCTGAACCAGCGGTCAAATCCGTTTTGATGTAACCAGGCGTTATCGCATTGATGATAAGATCCTTATTTGCCTTGGCATACAGAAAAGTGTATGCGTTCAACAAGGCTTTGCTAGCTCCGTATTCGTTTCCACCCTTTATCGTGCGAGCGATCGTATCGAGCTCCTCGAGTCCACCAGGAATAGTCCAAGCTTGGTTCAACTTGCCTTTCAAACTGGCGTCACTCAggttttgcaaaaagattggaccggaagccgacgaaaCGTTCACAATACGACCACCAGGTCGTTTCAGATGCTTTCCGAAGGCATCATTGACGCGCCGGGGACCGAAGTAATTGGTAT contains these protein-coding regions:
- a CDS encoding predicted protein, whose product is MVVAFAPYYHASPAARSVTSEIIRRLPMDYSQSFWIAQQSTVVEPVLPSGSTFEPVIPEMSTLAGFGSIVVLCILACYVWANQVVPVSRTNLAISKKNGEVRMYLDELRDGASNTTEANDGREFERWMFTDWLEKPAGKGGRQKEPAIPVLKDAKWNSGDNPVLAASALIGAGVIFTALTERVVSLIP
- a CDS encoding predicted protein, with translation MSTVTPSSRRILVTGANKGIGKAICERLLQEWDDTYVLLGSRDLQRGEEAKADLINSLGDSCKDRLQVIHLDTSSDESVQKAAESISGDDKLYGIINNAGIGFGRSMEETVNTNYFGPRRVNDAFGKHLKRPGGRIVNVSSASGPIFLQNLSDASLKGKLNQAWTIPGGLEELDTIARTIKGGNEYGASKALLNAYTFLYAKANKDLIINAITPGYIKTDLTAGSGASNPPSKGAVPPCWLMMDEDVAHQPTGRYYGSDCVRSPMDCYRGPGEEPYVNNDDLVEVSKN